A stretch of Mesorhizobium sp. M2A.F.Ca.ET.046.03.2.1 DNA encodes these proteins:
- a CDS encoding GFA family protein, with the protein MTRKLTGKCFCGTVHYEVADEFVYAANCHCSNCRRTTGAAFKPFAGIERGKFRLTAGDDRLLIFGDESGHDAHCGRCGSLVYSLVREGAYVHVAMGTLMDDPGIRPSAHIFVGSKAPWFTVTDDLPQYREHADG; encoded by the coding sequence GTGACGCGCAAACTTACCGGAAAATGCTTCTGCGGCACCGTCCACTATGAAGTGGCGGACGAATTCGTCTATGCCGCGAACTGTCACTGCTCCAACTGCCGGCGCACGACGGGGGCGGCGTTCAAGCCCTTCGCCGGCATCGAGCGCGGCAAGTTCCGTCTCACCGCGGGCGACGACAGGCTGCTGATTTTCGGCGACGAGAGCGGCCATGACGCGCATTGCGGCCGCTGCGGCTCGCTCGTCTATTCATTGGTCCGCGAAGGCGCCTATGTCCATGTCGCCATGGGGACGCTGATGGACGATCCAGGCATTCGCCCGAGCGCACATATCTTCGTCGGTTCAAAGGCGCCGTGGTTCACGGTTACAGACGATCTGCCGCAATATCGTGAACACGCCGACGGCTGA
- a CDS encoding penicillin-binding protein 1A: MIRLIGYFFGIGTTLALLVAAGLAIYISHVAKDLPDYEVLAKYEPPVTTRIHASDGSLMAEYARERRLYLPIQAIPDRVKAAFMSAEDKNFYNHPGIDVTGLGRAIIVNLQNLGSGRRQVGASTITQQVAKNFLLTSDQTYERKIKEMILAFRIEQAYSKDRILELYLNEIFFGFGAYGVAGAALTYFDKSVNELTVAEAAYLASLPKGPNNYHPFKHADRAIERRNWVIDQMVENGYVTREEGAKAKGEPLGVTPRRNGSYLFAGEYFTEEVRRQIIARYGENALYEGGLSVRTTLDPNIQLIARKSLQNGLLKYDMLRGYRGPVTHIDISGDWGVPLGNAKGLEDVPEWKLAVVLDSSADGLTIGIQPTRQVSGELVKDRVQGTVSKDDMGFAMRHFVNGKSVRAKSPAEVLEPGDVVFVQKNEGSDNTYMLRQVPEVEGGLVAMDPHTGRVLAMVGGFSYAQSEFNRATQAMRQPGSSFKPIVYSAALDNGYTPASVIMDGPITIQSGNTTWTPKNYDGTVAGPATLRSGIEKSRNLMTVRLANDMGMKLVVEYAERFGVYDHLAPYLPMALGSGETTVMRMVSAYSIMANGGKSIKPSLIDRIQDRYGKTVFKQDERGCEGCNAAEWKNQPEPELVDNSEQVLDPMTAYQITSMMEGVVQRGTGATIGELGRHIAGKTGTTNDEKDAWFIGFTPNLVVGLYMGYDTPRGLGKGATGGGLAAPIFKDFMRVALDGKPNTDFQVPDGMKLIAINRKTGMRAAEGDPNTIVEAFKPGTGPADSYWVIGMGADGSNGSGGALSPQANQAIQDGGGGLY, encoded by the coding sequence ATGATTCGTCTCATCGGCTATTTCTTTGGCATCGGCACGACGCTGGCGTTGCTGGTGGCGGCCGGCCTTGCCATCTATATCAGCCATGTCGCGAAGGACCTGCCCGACTACGAGGTTCTGGCCAAATACGAACCGCCGGTGACGACGCGCATTCATGCCTCCGACGGCTCGCTGATGGCGGAATATGCGCGCGAGCGGCGCCTCTATCTGCCGATCCAGGCCATCCCGGACCGCGTCAAGGCCGCTTTCATGTCGGCCGAGGACAAGAACTTCTACAACCACCCCGGCATTGACGTAACCGGCCTCGGCCGCGCCATCATCGTCAACCTGCAGAATCTCGGCTCGGGCCGGCGCCAGGTCGGCGCTTCGACCATCACCCAGCAGGTGGCGAAGAACTTCCTGCTCACCTCGGACCAGACCTACGAGCGCAAGATCAAGGAGATGATCCTGGCCTTCCGCATCGAGCAGGCCTATTCCAAGGACCGCATCCTCGAACTCTACCTCAACGAAATCTTCTTCGGCTTCGGCGCTTATGGCGTCGCGGGTGCCGCGCTCACCTATTTCGACAAGTCGGTCAACGAGCTGACGGTCGCGGAAGCCGCCTATCTCGCCTCGCTGCCCAAGGGCCCGAACAATTATCACCCCTTCAAGCATGCTGACCGCGCGATCGAGCGCCGCAACTGGGTCATCGACCAGATGGTCGAGAATGGCTACGTCACCCGCGAGGAGGGCGCCAAGGCCAAGGGCGAGCCGCTTGGCGTGACGCCGCGCCGCAATGGCTCCTATCTGTTTGCCGGCGAGTATTTCACCGAGGAAGTCCGCCGCCAGATCATCGCCCGCTACGGCGAGAACGCGCTCTATGAGGGCGGCCTGTCGGTGCGCACCACGCTCGATCCGAACATCCAGCTTATCGCCCGCAAGTCGCTGCAGAACGGCCTGCTCAAATACGACATGCTGCGCGGTTACCGCGGTCCGGTCACGCATATCGACATTTCCGGCGACTGGGGCGTGCCGCTCGGTAACGCGAAGGGCCTAGAGGACGTGCCGGAATGGAAGCTTGCCGTTGTGCTCGATAGTTCGGCGGACGGCCTGACCATCGGCATCCAGCCGACGCGCCAGGTCTCCGGCGAGCTGGTCAAGGACCGCGTCCAGGGCACCGTCAGCAAGGACGACATGGGCTTTGCCATGCGCCATTTCGTCAACGGCAAGTCCGTCAGGGCGAAGTCTCCGGCGGAAGTGCTGGAGCCCGGCGACGTCGTCTTCGTGCAGAAGAACGAAGGTTCCGACAACACCTATATGCTGCGCCAGGTGCCCGAGGTTGAGGGCGGTCTCGTCGCCATGGATCCGCATACCGGCCGCGTGCTCGCCATGGTCGGCGGATTCTCCTACGCGCAGTCCGAGTTCAACCGCGCGACCCAGGCGATGCGCCAGCCCGGCTCCTCGTTCAAGCCGATTGTCTATTCGGCCGCGCTCGACAATGGCTATACGCCGGCCTCGGTGATCATGGACGGCCCGATCACCATCCAGAGCGGCAACACCACCTGGACCCCGAAGAACTATGACGGCACGGTCGCTGGCCCGGCCACGTTGCGCTCCGGCATCGAGAAGTCGCGCAACCTGATGACGGTGCGGCTCGCCAACGACATGGGCATGAAGCTGGTCGTGGAATATGCCGAGCGCTTCGGTGTCTACGATCATCTGGCGCCCTATCTGCCGATGGCGCTGGGCTCCGGCGAGACGACCGTCATGCGCATGGTCTCGGCCTATTCGATCATGGCCAACGGCGGCAAATCGATCAAACCCTCGCTGATCGACCGCATCCAGGACCGCTACGGCAAGACGGTGTTCAAGCAGGATGAGCGCGGCTGCGAAGGCTGCAACGCCGCCGAATGGAAGAACCAACCCGAGCCGGAGCTGGTCGACAATTCCGAGCAGGTGCTCGACCCGATGACGGCCTACCAGATCACCTCGATGATGGAAGGCGTGGTCCAGCGCGGCACCGGCGCCACCATCGGCGAGCTCGGCCGCCACATCGCCGGCAAGACCGGCACCACCAATGACGAGAAGGACGCCTGGTTCATCGGCTTCACGCCGAACCTCGTCGTCGGTCTCTACATGGGCTACGACACGCCGCGCGGCCTCGGCAAGGGCGCCACGGGCGGCGGTCTCGCCGCGCCGATCTTCAAGGATTTCATGCGTGTGGCGCTGGACGGCAAGCCGAACACCGACTTCCAGGTTCCGGACGGCATGAAGCTCATTGCCATCAACCGCAAGACCGGCATGCGCGCCGCCGAAGGCGATCCCAACACCATCGTCGAGGCGTTCAAGCCCGGCACCGGTCCGGCCGACAGCTACTGGGTGATCGGCATGGGCGCGGATGGCTCCAACGGCTCGGGCGGCGCGCTGTCGCCGCAGGCCAACCAGGCCATCCAGGACGGCGGCGGCGGGCTCTACTGA
- a CDS encoding OmpA family protein has translation MKKTVLVVVATAVLVSACTTTDPYTGDQKISNTAAGAGLGALAGASLGLLAGGNDRRNALIGAGIGALAGGAIGATMDQNEAELRRQLQGTGVSVTRSGDQIILNMPSDITFNVDQDAVKPGFYPVLNSVALVLKKFRQTTVDVFGHTDSTGGDEHNFDLSQRRALAVANYLAGQGVDQRRFAVTGFGKTRPIASNATAAGREQNRRVEIQLSPLT, from the coding sequence ATGAAGAAGACCGTGCTCGTCGTCGTGGCGACGGCTGTGCTGGTGAGCGCCTGCACCACCACCGATCCGTATACCGGCGACCAGAAGATTTCCAACACGGCGGCCGGCGCCGGCCTTGGCGCGCTGGCAGGCGCCAGCCTTGGTCTGCTCGCGGGCGGCAATGACCGCCGCAATGCGTTGATCGGCGCCGGCATCGGCGCGCTCGCCGGCGGCGCGATCGGCGCGACCATGGACCAGAACGAGGCCGAGCTTCGCCGTCAGTTGCAGGGCACCGGCGTCAGCGTCACCCGCAGCGGCGACCAGATCATCCTCAACATGCCGTCCGACATCACCTTCAACGTCGACCAGGACGCGGTGAAGCCGGGCTTCTATCCGGTGCTGAATTCGGTCGCGCTGGTGCTGAAGAAGTTCCGCCAGACCACGGTGGACGTGTTCGGCCACACCGATTCGACCGGCGGCGACGAACACAATTTCGACCTGTCGCAGCGCCGCGCGCTCGCCGTCGCCAATTATCTCGCCGGCCAGGGCGTCGATCAGCGCCGCTTCGCCGTCACCGGCTTCGGCAAGACGCGCCCGATCGCATCCAATGCCACGGCCGCCGGCCGCGAGCAGAACCGGCGCGTCGAAATCCAGCTGTCGCCGCTCACCTGA
- a CDS encoding N-acetylmuramoyl-L-alanine amidase: MGLAGSADKRGRAAAHATRVAWAALLLALLLCFAAAARADGLLGATGYKMAGDATKMRIVVNFDSEPNVKWFLLRGPDRLVVDLPRTRFALETKDVKPRGLVRAVRYGDQGHGSRLILTGKGPFAVDKLDVLKNDDGTGYRIAIDMSAASEREFDEALANQSLTTGSTVSTEKGERVGTGPVSAPGHRFTVVIDPGHGGVDGGAESSAGTVEKDVTLAFAKELRDKLAAVGKYDVFMTRDDDVYLALDERVRIARQHEADLLISIHADTIAVKGLRGATVYTLSDKASDPEAQALADRENLSDQFAGMKIEDDNKEVTDILIDLIRRETHGFSMSFAHTLVGQLSTSVGLINNPQRSAGFKVLKAPDVPSVLVELGYLSNSKDEAQLLSADWRGKAAQSITNAVALFAAAKAGTATGG, translated from the coding sequence ATGGGATTGGCGGGCAGCGCGGACAAGAGGGGCAGGGCCGCGGCGCATGCCACGCGCGTGGCCTGGGCCGCTTTGCTGCTGGCGCTGCTGCTTTGTTTCGCGGCCGCCGCGCGCGCCGACGGCCTGCTTGGCGCGACCGGCTACAAGATGGCCGGCGACGCCACCAAGATGCGCATCGTCGTGAATTTCGACAGCGAGCCGAACGTCAAGTGGTTCTTGTTGCGCGGCCCCGATCGCCTGGTCGTCGACCTGCCGCGCACGCGATTCGCCCTTGAGACCAAGGATGTGAAGCCGCGTGGCCTTGTGCGGGCCGTCCGTTACGGCGATCAGGGACATGGCTCGCGACTGATCCTCACCGGCAAGGGTCCTTTCGCCGTCGACAAGCTCGACGTGCTCAAGAATGACGACGGCACCGGCTATCGCATCGCCATCGACATGTCGGCCGCCTCCGAACGGGAGTTCGACGAGGCGCTGGCCAACCAGTCGCTGACCACCGGTTCGACGGTCTCCACCGAGAAAGGCGAGAGGGTCGGCACCGGGCCGGTCTCGGCGCCCGGTCATCGCTTCACCGTGGTGATCGATCCTGGCCATGGCGGCGTCGATGGCGGCGCCGAAAGCTCAGCCGGCACGGTCGAGAAGGACGTCACACTCGCTTTTGCTAAGGAATTGCGCGACAAGCTGGCCGCGGTCGGCAAATACGATGTCTTCATGACCCGCGATGACGACGTCTACCTGGCGCTTGACGAGCGCGTGCGCATCGCGCGCCAGCACGAGGCCGATCTCCTGATCTCGATCCATGCCGATACGATCGCGGTCAAAGGTCTTCGCGGCGCCACGGTCTACACACTTTCGGACAAGGCCTCCGACCCGGAAGCCCAGGCGCTCGCCGATCGCGAGAACCTGTCCGACCAGTTTGCGGGAATGAAGATCGAGGACGACAACAAGGAAGTCACCGACATCCTCATCGACCTGATCCGCCGGGAAACGCATGGCTTCTCGATGAGCTTCGCCCACACGCTGGTCGGCCAATTGTCGACCAGCGTCGGCCTCATCAACAATCCGCAACGCTCGGCCGGCTTCAAGGTGCTCAAGGCTCCGGACGTGCCGTCCGTTCTGGTCGAGCTTGGCTACCTCTCCAACAGCAAGGACGAGGCGCAATTGCTCAGCGCCGACTGGCGCGGCAAGGCCGCGCAAAGCATAACCAACGCGGTCGCCCTGTTTGCCGCTGCCAAGGCCGGAACGGCGACGGGCGGTTGA
- a CDS encoding GFA family protein yields the protein MTIKGSCHCKATTFEVAEAPQTVTQCTCSFCSKRGSLWAYYVPSQFKLTSPPENVSFYRWGSKTVKHGFCAICGCGTFTETPDWSTGKPDFDNPKISVNSRLFDDFDLDKVEVVVIDGKNLW from the coding sequence ATGACCATCAAAGGCAGCTGCCATTGCAAGGCGACAACCTTCGAGGTTGCCGAGGCGCCGCAGACGGTGACGCAATGCACATGCTCGTTCTGCTCGAAGCGCGGGTCGCTGTGGGCCTACTATGTCCCGTCGCAATTCAAGCTCACGAGCCCGCCGGAGAACGTCTCCTTCTATCGCTGGGGCTCGAAGACCGTGAAGCATGGTTTCTGCGCCATTTGCGGTTGCGGCACCTTCACTGAGACGCCTGACTGGTCGACCGGGAAGCCGGATTTCGACAACCCGAAGATCAGCGTCAATTCGCGCCTGTTCGACGATTTCGACCTGGACAAGGTCGAGGTGGTGGTCATCGACGGCAAGAATCTGTGGTAG
- the prfB gene encoding peptide chain release factor 2 (programmed frameshift), which translates to MRAETLNIVDEIRQAITLLRRHFDWDQAVKRLEYLNSRAEDSSLWNDPIEAQKLMRERQELEDGIAAVKGLTQALEDNIGLIELGEEEGDDGIIAEAEAALRSMQGEAKARQVETLLSGEADANDTYLEIHAGAGGTESQDWASMLLRMYTRWAERRRFKVEVLEVHDGEEAGIKSATVLIKGHNAYGWLKTESGVHRLVRISPYDSNARRHTSFASVWVYPVIDDSIEINVSESDVRIDTYRSSGSGGQHVNTTDSAVRITHLATGIAVACQAERSQHKNRAKAWEMLRSRLYEEELKKREAVANATEASKSDIGWGHQIRSYVLQPYQLVKDLRTGVESTSPSSVLDGDLDEFMEASLSHRIEGGAGEAVADLD; encoded by the exons ATGCGCGCGGAAACGCTCAACATTGTCGACGAAATCAGGCAGGCGATAACCCTGCTGAGGAGGCAT TTTGACTGGGATCAGGCTGTAAAGCGGCTTGAGTACCTGAATTCGCGCGCCGAGGATTCCAGCCTCTGGAATGATCCGATCGAAGCGCAGAAGCTGATGCGGGAGCGCCAGGAGCTCGAGGACGGTATCGCCGCCGTCAAGGGGCTGACCCAGGCGCTGGAAGACAATATCGGCCTGATCGAGCTCGGCGAGGAAGAGGGCGACGACGGCATCATCGCGGAAGCGGAGGCTGCGCTGCGCTCGATGCAGGGCGAGGCGAAGGCTCGGCAGGTCGAGACGCTGCTCTCCGGCGAAGCCGACGCCAACGACACCTATCTCGAAATCCATGCCGGCGCGGGCGGCACCGAAAGCCAGGACTGGGCCTCGATGCTTCTGCGCATGTACACGCGCTGGGCCGAGCGCCGCCGCTTCAAGGTCGAGGTGCTGGAAGTCCATGACGGCGAGGAGGCGGGCATCAAGTCCGCCACCGTGCTGATCAAGGGCCACAACGCCTATGGCTGGCTGAAAACGGAATCCGGCGTCCACCGCCTGGTGCGCATCTCGCCGTACGACAGCAATGCGCGGCGCCACACCTCCTTCGCCAGCGTCTGGGTTTATCCGGTCATCGACGACTCGATCGAGATCAATGTTTCCGAATCCGACGTGCGCATCGACACCTATCGTTCCTCGGGCTCGGGCGGCCAGCACGTCAACACCACCGACTCGGCGGTCCGCATCACCCATCTCGCGACCGGCATAGCGGTCGCCTGCCAGGCCGAGCGCTCGCAGCACAAGAACCGCGCCAAGGCCTGGGAAATGCTGCGCTCGCGCCTCTACGAGGAAGAGCTGAAGAAGCGCGAGGCGGTCGCCAACGCCACGGAGGCGTCGAAGAGCGACATCGGCTGGGGCCACCAGATCCGCTCTTACGTGCTGCAGCCCTATCAGCTCGTGAAGGATCTGCGCACCGGCGTCGAAAGCACCTCGCCGTCGAGCGTGCTCGACGGCGACCTCGACGAGTTCATGGAAGCTTCGCTCTCGCATCGCATCGAGGGTGGTGCAGGCGAAGCGGTGGCGGACCTGGATTAG